The Ciconia boyciana chromosome 2, ASM3463844v1, whole genome shotgun sequence genome has a segment encoding these proteins:
- the CFAP418 gene encoding cilia- and flagella-associated protein 418, with protein MADDLDRLLDEVERRLYRLPGRGAAGDHRHADGEAEERAAAKAKEGRSAKLLMSAGSSEEDIDNIIDEICNDSSFAKTPLKLKSNSASLTPESNSAVVQAHRKRCCPVYLGGSSSPYGIGTNISKRTCDQLRCTACDFRVSLFNDYIWDQSCDYLFFRNNMPELSKLRAKMIKKKGARAYACQCSWRSIDELTDIQTDQQLRWVCGKHAE; from the exons ATGGCGGACGACTTGGACCGATTACTGGATGAAGTGGAGAGGCGGCTCTACCgcctgccggggcggggggcggcgggcgacCACCGGCACGCCGACGGCGAGGCGGAGGAGAGGGCGGCGGCGAAGGCGAAGGAGGGCAG atcaGCTAAACTGTTAATGAGTGCTGGCAGCAGTGAAGAAGATATAGACAACATTATTGATGAAATCTGTAATGACAGCAGCTTTGCCAAAACACCTCTG aaattgaaGTCTAACTCTGCAAGTCTCACACCTGAAAGCAATAGTGCTGTTGTACAGGCTCATAGGAAAAG ATGCTGTCCAGTGTACCTGGGTGGAAGCTCTTCACCATATGGCATAggaacaaatatttcaaaaag AACATGTGATCAATTACGTTGTACTGCTTGCGACTTCCGTGTGTCACTTTTCAATGACTACATCTGGGATCAGTCCTGTGATTACCTTTTTTTCAG GAATAACATGCCTGAGCTCAGCAAACTAAGAGCGAAGAtgataaagaagaaaggagcaCGAGCATATGCTTGTCAGTGCAGCTGGAGATCCATTGATGAATTAACTGACATCCAAACAGACCAGCAGCTTCGGTGGGTTTGTGGTAAACATGCAGAATGA